Proteins co-encoded in one Timaviella obliquedivisa GSE-PSE-MK23-08B genomic window:
- a CDS encoding transposase: NKDYEHLPQTSETLIYLAMIRIMVRRLA, encoded by the coding sequence TGAACAAAGATTATGAACACCTTCCGCAGACCTCAGAGACTCTGATCTATCTGGCGATGATCCGGATTATGGTGAGGCGATTGGCGTAA